One Gordonia sp. SID5947 genomic region harbors:
- a CDS encoding amino acid permease gives MTSTATTPSAQPPASSGGDAGDLSDFGYDQQLHRSLGKFASFAAGFSFVSILTTIFQLFGLGFGFGGPAFFWTWPIVYAGQFLVALCFAEIAARYPISGAIYQWSRRMGGEVIGWFGGWFMIIAQIVTASAAAIALQVVLPSVWTGFQIIGDDPMLTSTSGAANAVLLGSILLVIVTAINCVGISWMSRINNIGVTCELVGVTAVVLALFTHAKRGPDVVFDTGIPGQQPGYIWAFIVSGLMAAYVMVGFGSAGELAEETRNPRRVAPRTIRLALTVSAIGGGLMLLGALMAAPTLDEQLATGGLPYVLDSVLGSFWGKVLLCDVAVAIFICTLAIQTACSRLMFSMARDGRLPFSATLSHVNKRTGTPIAPSILIGVLCIGILVVNVGNSAIFATLASVCIILIYLAYLAVTGPMLYRRLQGWPKGGVAVDAEGKKLFSMGRLGIVVNLLAVVYGALMVVNLAWPRAEVFDPAGEMPILRWAGPICIAITVLVGIACFPRGKEHPKPVTVGA, from the coding sequence ATGACCTCCACCGCCACCACGCCATCCGCGCAACCGCCCGCGTCCTCGGGCGGCGACGCCGGCGATCTGTCCGACTTCGGCTACGACCAACAACTGCACCGCTCGCTCGGCAAGTTCGCCTCCTTCGCCGCGGGGTTCTCCTTCGTCTCCATCCTCACGACGATCTTCCAGCTCTTCGGTCTCGGCTTCGGCTTCGGCGGGCCGGCGTTCTTCTGGACCTGGCCCATCGTCTACGCCGGCCAGTTCCTCGTCGCGCTCTGCTTCGCGGAGATCGCCGCGCGGTATCCGATCTCGGGCGCCATCTACCAGTGGTCGCGGCGGATGGGAGGCGAGGTGATCGGATGGTTCGGCGGCTGGTTCATGATCATCGCCCAGATCGTCACCGCATCCGCGGCGGCAATCGCACTGCAGGTGGTCCTCCCATCGGTCTGGACCGGTTTCCAGATCATCGGTGACGACCCGATGCTCACCAGCACCAGCGGTGCGGCCAATGCGGTGCTGCTCGGCTCGATCCTGCTGGTGATCGTGACGGCCATCAACTGCGTCGGCATCTCCTGGATGAGCCGTATCAACAACATCGGCGTGACCTGTGAGCTCGTCGGTGTGACGGCAGTGGTCCTCGCCCTTTTCACGCACGCCAAGCGCGGACCCGACGTCGTGTTCGACACCGGTATCCCCGGCCAGCAGCCGGGCTACATCTGGGCGTTCATCGTCTCGGGCCTGATGGCGGCCTACGTGATGGTCGGATTCGGCTCGGCGGGCGAGCTCGCGGAGGAGACCCGCAACCCGCGTCGCGTCGCACCCCGCACGATCCGCCTGGCGCTGACCGTGTCCGCCATCGGCGGCGGACTCATGCTGCTCGGCGCGCTCATGGCTGCCCCGACCCTCGACGAACAACTCGCCACCGGCGGGCTGCCCTACGTCCTCGACTCCGTGCTCGGCAGCTTCTGGGGCAAGGTGCTGCTCTGCGACGTCGCCGTCGCGATCTTCATCTGCACGCTGGCGATCCAGACCGCATGTTCGCGACTCATGTTCTCCATGGCTCGCGACGGCCGGCTCCCGTTCTCCGCGACGCTGTCCCACGTCAACAAGCGCACTGGCACTCCCATCGCACCCTCGATCCTGATCGGAGTGCTCTGCATCGGCATCCTCGTCGTCAACGTCGGCAACTCGGCGATCTTCGCGACCCTCGCCAGTGTGTGCATCATCCTCATCTACCTGGCATATCTCGCGGTGACCGGACCGATGCTCTACCGGCGCCTGCAGGGTTGGCCGAAGGGTGGCGTGGCCGTCGACGCCGAGGGCAAGAAGCTGTTCTCGATGGGACGACTCGGCATCGTCGTGAACCTGCTGGCGGTGGTGTACGGCGCGCTCATGGTGGTCAACCTGGCGTGGCCGCGCGCCGAGGTCTTCGATCCGGCGGGGGAGATGCCGATCCTGCGTTGGGCAGGCCCGATCTGCATCGCGATCACCGTGCTCGTCGGCATCGCCTGCTTCCCCCGCGGCAAAGAGCACCCGAAGCCCGTGACGGTCGGCGCCTGA
- a CDS encoding 5-oxoprolinase/urea amidolyase family protein yields the protein MATITVLRAGPLTTIQDWPGRVGYWKVGVPPSGPMDDLSFRLANRAVGNPEHAAGLEATMMGPALRFAEATVVAVTGAPAVVTINGISVPQWVSHPVAAGDVLDVGPATDLGMRVYVAVGGGVDAEDYLGSKSTFTLGRFGGLAGRTLADGDELRSARLPVGVTGRVLGDEQPAFTHSWQLGVTVGPHSAPEFFTADDIDDLFGTDYEVHFNSDRTGIRLIGPKPRWARTDGGEAGLHPSNIHDNAYSVGALDFTGDTPILLGPDGPSLGGFVCPVTVVTAQRWKLGQLKPGDTVRFVPVRSDQTASPSQTGLGRRACFVDVLSAGGDPDGGILGSTTTADGTTSVTYRRSGDDNILVEYGDMHLDLALRARVHALSERIDAERPAGLIDLTPGIRSLQVKADPDVWSQERMLAWLNECESQLPAAEDLVVPSRTVHLPLSWDDPATREAIERYMLGVRSDAPWCPWNIEFIRRMNGLGSVDDVHEIVFDASYLVLGLGDVYLGAPVAVPLDPRHRLVTTKYNPARTWTPENAVGIGGAYMCIYGMEGPGGYQFVGRTTQVWNHRYPSQAPGFEPEHPWLLRFFDQIRWYPVSSDELLDMRADVAAGRGDSVRISHGSFSLAEHQRFLDRNAADIARRRTTMEAARAEERERWSRQGEFAVVAAIDAVGHEEAMDEGKVA from the coding sequence ATGGCCACCATCACCGTCCTCCGCGCGGGGCCGCTCACCACGATTCAGGACTGGCCCGGCCGGGTCGGTTACTGGAAGGTGGGCGTGCCACCGTCGGGACCGATGGACGACCTGTCGTTCCGCCTCGCCAACCGGGCGGTGGGCAATCCCGAACACGCTGCCGGATTGGAAGCCACCATGATGGGTCCGGCGCTGCGCTTCGCCGAGGCGACGGTGGTGGCGGTGACCGGAGCTCCCGCCGTGGTCACCATCAACGGAATCTCGGTGCCGCAATGGGTGTCTCACCCCGTCGCGGCGGGAGACGTGCTCGACGTCGGCCCGGCCACCGATCTCGGCATGCGCGTCTACGTCGCCGTCGGTGGCGGAGTCGACGCCGAGGACTATCTGGGGAGCAAGTCGACCTTCACCTTGGGCAGGTTCGGGGGGCTGGCCGGCCGCACACTCGCCGACGGCGATGAACTCCGCTCCGCGCGACTGCCCGTCGGCGTGACCGGACGCGTCCTCGGCGACGAACAACCCGCCTTCACCCACTCCTGGCAGCTCGGCGTGACCGTCGGGCCGCACAGCGCACCCGAATTCTTCACCGCCGACGACATCGACGACCTGTTCGGCACCGACTATGAGGTGCACTTCAATTCGGACCGAACCGGGATTCGTCTGATCGGGCCGAAGCCACGGTGGGCTCGCACCGACGGCGGCGAGGCGGGATTGCACCCCTCCAACATCCACGACAACGCGTACTCGGTGGGCGCACTGGATTTCACCGGCGACACCCCGATCCTTCTCGGGCCCGACGGACCGAGCCTCGGTGGTTTTGTCTGTCCTGTCACCGTCGTGACCGCGCAGCGCTGGAAACTCGGGCAGCTCAAGCCCGGCGACACCGTCAGATTCGTCCCGGTGCGCAGCGATCAGACCGCGTCACCCTCGCAGACCGGGCTGGGACGCCGGGCCTGCTTCGTGGATGTGCTCTCCGCCGGCGGGGATCCGGACGGCGGGATTCTCGGTTCCACCACCACCGCGGACGGCACCACCTCGGTCACCTACCGCCGCAGCGGCGACGACAACATCCTCGTCGAGTACGGCGACATGCACCTCGATCTCGCGTTGCGGGCGCGGGTCCACGCGTTGAGTGAGCGGATCGACGCGGAGCGGCCTGCCGGCCTCATCGATCTGACCCCCGGCATCCGGTCGCTACAGGTCAAAGCGGATCCGGATGTGTGGTCACAGGAGCGAATGCTGGCGTGGCTCAACGAATGCGAGAGTCAGTTACCGGCGGCGGAGGACCTCGTCGTCCCGAGCCGGACCGTCCATCTGCCGCTGTCGTGGGACGACCCGGCAACCCGTGAGGCCATCGAACGGTACATGCTCGGTGTCCGCTCGGACGCGCCGTGGTGCCCATGGAACATCGAGTTCATCCGTCGGATGAACGGCTTGGGCTCTGTCGACGACGTGCACGAGATCGTCTTCGACGCAAGCTACTTGGTGCTGGGGCTGGGAGATGTGTATCTCGGTGCACCGGTCGCCGTTCCTCTCGATCCGCGCCACCGACTTGTCACCACCAAATACAACCCGGCGCGGACCTGGACACCCGAGAACGCCGTCGGGATCGGTGGCGCCTACATGTGCATCTACGGCATGGAGGGGCCGGGCGGGTACCAGTTCGTCGGCCGAACCACCCAGGTGTGGAACCATCGCTACCCGTCGCAGGCCCCGGGTTTCGAACCGGAGCATCCGTGGCTGCTCCGGTTCTTTGATCAGATCCGTTGGTACCCGGTCAGTTCGGACGAACTCCTCGACATGCGTGCCGACGTCGCGGCCGGTCGTGGCGACAGTGTGCGCATCTCCCACGGATCCTTCTCGCTCGCCGAGCACCAGCGGTTCCTCGACCGGAACGCCGCGGACATCGCGAGGAGGCGCACCACGATGGAAGCAGCGCGCGCCGAGGAGCGCGAACGATGGTCACGTCAGGGCGAGTTCGCAGTCGTGGCCGCGATAGATGCCGTGGGCCACGAGGAGGCCATGGACGAAGGGAAGGTTGCATGA
- a CDS encoding urea amidolyase associated protein UAAP2, translating into MTTTLSQRDAAELALVPGAVIDDAEVGERAPWSGIVAAGDVLTIVDLYGNQAVDTLFYGGRDHGIRYSAQATIAAQGNIFLTTGTVIRDQESNPMMTIVDDEVGNHDTLGGACSQESNTLRYGHHTKHQHACVENFLIGGARHGLGKRDLVGNVNFFMNVPVDPDGSLGIVDGLSAPGKRLALRADVDTLVLISNCPQINNPCNGFDPTAVRVIVTRPADRQTPGTHTRS; encoded by the coding sequence ATGACCACCACCCTGTCCCAGCGCGACGCAGCCGAGTTGGCACTCGTGCCCGGAGCGGTGATCGACGACGCCGAGGTGGGTGAACGGGCACCGTGGTCGGGCATCGTCGCTGCGGGGGACGTGTTGACCATCGTCGACCTGTACGGAAACCAGGCCGTGGACACTCTCTTCTACGGCGGCCGCGACCACGGCATCCGCTACTCGGCGCAGGCCACCATCGCCGCGCAGGGCAACATCTTTCTCACCACCGGCACGGTCATCCGTGATCAGGAATCGAATCCGATGATGACCATCGTCGACGACGAGGTCGGCAACCACGACACGCTCGGTGGCGCGTGCTCGCAAGAGTCGAACACCTTGCGATACGGCCACCACACCAAACATCAGCACGCGTGCGTGGAGAACTTCCTGATCGGCGGGGCGCGCCACGGCCTCGGGAAACGGGATCTGGTCGGGAACGTCAACTTCTTCATGAACGTGCCGGTCGACCCCGACGGATCCCTCGGCATCGTCGACGGGTTGTCGGCGCCCGGGAAGAGGCTCGCGTTGCGGGCCGACGTCGACACCCTGGTGCTGATCTCCAACTGCCCGCAGATCAACAACCCCTGCAACGGGTTCGACCCGACGGCGGTTCGCGTCATCGTCACGCGCCCGGCCGATCGTCAGACGCCCGGAACACACACGAGGAGCTGA
- a CDS encoding urea amidolyase associated protein UAAP1 has protein sequence MTTATTASTAGARAHARSQAGTITDSMPVVPAADWPNPPDDLDPARLTWAETVPGGRYTTKVLARGTRLRLRDVAGSACAHVMLWRAEAPWERLNVADTVKVPWQAYLTTGHPLLSDQGRVLATVVADDSAHHDALCGTTTASGNFAKYGAGAAHSDSPAGRELFTLAAAKNGLTPADVAPSLSFFHGVVVESDGTLTSKGSAGPDKSVDLVLHLPCVVAIVNTAHPLDPAPVFTAGPLEVLGWRALDDLDGLLSSVASTDPEYQRAVANSEDAWAAAHF, from the coding sequence ATGACCACAGCCACCACCGCCAGTACCGCCGGCGCCCGCGCTCATGCGCGTTCGCAGGCCGGCACCATCACCGACTCGATGCCGGTGGTACCCGCCGCCGACTGGCCGAACCCGCCCGACGATCTCGATCCCGCCCGATTGACCTGGGCCGAAACCGTTCCCGGGGGTCGCTACACCACCAAGGTGCTGGCTCGCGGAACCCGGTTGCGCCTGCGCGACGTCGCGGGCAGCGCCTGCGCGCATGTGATGCTCTGGCGCGCCGAGGCTCCATGGGAACGGCTCAACGTCGCCGACACCGTCAAGGTGCCCTGGCAGGCGTACCTCACCACCGGGCACCCGTTGCTCAGTGACCAGGGCCGCGTCCTGGCCACCGTCGTCGCCGATGACAGCGCCCATCACGACGCGCTGTGCGGCACCACCACCGCGAGTGGGAACTTCGCCAAGTACGGTGCCGGGGCAGCACATTCGGACAGTCCGGCAGGCCGTGAACTGTTCACGCTGGCAGCTGCCAAGAACGGCTTGACCCCCGCCGACGTCGCGCCCTCGTTGTCGTTCTTCCACGGTGTCGTGGTGGAGTCCGACGGCACGCTCACGTCCAAGGGTTCAGCGGGACCGGACAAGTCCGTCGACCTTGTCCTGCATCTGCCGTGTGTCGTCGCGATCGTCAACACCGCGCATCCTCTCGATCCCGCACCGGTGTTCACCGCGGGCCCCCTCGAGGTGCTCGGGTGGCGGGCGCTCGACGACCTCGATGGCCTGCTGTCTTCTGTCGCGTCGACAGATCCGGAGTACCAGCGTGCCGTTGCCAACTCCGAAGATGCCTGGGCTGCAGCTCATTTCTGA